The Thermococcus sp. 4557 genomic sequence ATGTCCAAACCCTTGGTGTGTATCCTCACAATCTCTTTGATGGCCTCCTTATCGGGTAGTGGCACGTAAATCCTCAGTGGAAACCTTGAGAGTAGCGCCTCGTCAAGGTCCCAGGGGGTGTTGGTGGATGCGAGTGTAAGGACGAATCCCTCCGCTCTTCCCTTAAAGCCATCTATCTCCGACAGGAGGGTCGCCAGGGTTCTCCGCGTTGTCTCGTGAACGCTCTCTCTTTTCAGACTGAGTGCATCAACCTCATCGATGAAAACTATACTGGGAGCCTTCTCCCTCGCCAGTCTGTACAAAGCCGTTATCAGCTTTGAGGATTCACCATAGTACTTGCTGAGTACGTCCGAAGCTTTGACGTTGAAGAACGTGGCCTTTAAACTCCCCGCCGCCGCGGAAGCGAGGAGTGTCTTACCTGTGCCGGGTGGGCCGAAGAGGAGAATTCCTTTCCACGGCTTTATGGCATCGGGTCTCTTTGCGAAGGCTATGGCAACGTTCCGTGCCAGCAATCTCTTGACTTCCTCCAGCCCCCCTATGTCCTTCCACGTGACGGTAGAACTGGCTATCAGCCCCTCCACCTGCGCCATGTATTCATCGGTGGATGCTCCCCCTTTGATGCTGCCCCCTGTTCCACGGGGTGATGGAGTTTTGAGTTCCTCCGCGGCCTCTTCCCAGCGCCTTGCCTTCTCCAGGTAGAATTCTCTCCTGTCAGGCATCTTGTCCGCCAGTGCCTTCAGAATCCCTGCGCACTTGAGGGCGTACTCTCTGGCTCCTTCTATGTTGCCCCTCGCCAGCTCCGCCTCATACTCCTTTCTGCATTCCTCAAAAAGAGAAAGATAGAGGGACTTCATCTCAACCCCTCATCATATCCTCTATCTGTTTCAGTCTGGTTTTGGGTTCTAGGTCGGAGGATGCGGAGGCCTCAAATAACGATGCGGTCTCCTCGAGGCTCTCCGCGTCGAACTCACCGGTTAAGATGCTCTCACTTGTAAGGTCGAGCATCGTGCTGAGGGCCTCGTCAAGACCCTCCACTTTTGTCATGGCCTTTTCAAACTCAACCTGCATCTTGGCTACGTCCTCGGCCCCGGGCCCTTCCGCTATGCTCTCCACGATGTCCCTGCTAAACTGAATGAAGTTTGCAGAGACCTTCACCAGTTCTCTCTGAATCTCGGCTTCCTCCATGAGGAGCAGCAGCCTCTTGGCCTGCTTTATCCGCTCCTCAAGGGCGAGATACTTCATGGCGCTCCTCTTCAGCAGTGCTTCATCGCCAAGCTTTGCTGCTTCCTTACCCTGGAGGAAAATTTTACGCTTCAGGTTTTCGAGGTTGTTTATGTACTGCTTCAGGGCCATTTTGGCCTTCCGCATACGAACCTTGCGCTCGATTTCCTTTTCCTCTTTGGACTTCCAAAACCTCACCATTTTGAATCCTCCATACAGTTATCATCATTCATCACAGCATTAACATATGTTAGGCATCGGACGATTCATTAGTTTCTCCAGATGAGGAAATTCCCTGTGAAAGCATCTTTCTAATGTCTTCCTCCAGGTTTCTTTTGAGGTCCTGGTAGTCTTGCATTGTCCTTTTCAATTCTCTGAGCTTTATCCACAGCTCTTTAATTGCCTTCTCTCTTTCACTGCCTTTGGTCTTTTTCAATGTGTGTAAAGCGGCCTCGGCCTCCCGGTATGTTACAACGGCTTCTTCGGGGAGCATGGAGGGACGGATCGAGTTGAATTCTCTCTCCAGGAGCTTTGTCTCGTTTGGCTTCCCGTGGAGCTTTATTCCCACCATCAGGCCTAGAACCATAACTGCAGCGCCGATTATGTAAATGCTACTCGGCGTGCCTTCCGTAGCGTTTCCGTAATTTGGGCTGATGGTGGCTTCTTCCATTCCCTCCGTTTCTGAAGCTTCTTTGGTTTCTTTTACCGTTTCCAGGGGTGTTAATTCCACGTTTATCTCCTTTGTCTCTCCTGCTTCAATTTTGATGGACGTTTTGTAGGCCTGGTATCCATCGTCCTCTACCGTTACTTCGTAGGCTCCCGCCTGTACTTTGTACTCTGTTATGGGGGTGTTGCCGATGTACGTGCCATCAAGATACACCCTGGCCCCGCTCGGCTCAGATGTCACCGTTACGTACCCTACGGGTGTAAGGCTCGCGGAAATCCCGGTCGTTTCACCTGCCCTAACTTCAATTCTGTCCTCGTACTCTTCGTATCCATCAAGGGTCACCCTGACGGTGTATGTTCCTGGGTCTAATTGGAGCTCAAGCGGTGTTCTCCCAGCGTTTTCGTCGTTGATGTATACCTCTGCTCCGGAGGGTGTTGATGTCACCTTTAATACTCCCCACGATGGGGTAAGCTGGGCATGTATCAGGTATTCCTGACCTGGAACCACTGTTATTCTCTTTTCATATACCTGATATTTGGGCAGTTTTACCTCAATCCAATACTTTCCGGGGTTTAGACTGTACCCGTCTATGGGTGTTTTGCCGATGTAGGTTCCATTTACGTATACCTCCGCGCCGGAGGGTTCTGATTTTATTCTGAGCTTGCCCGGTTTTGGTTTAAGATTGACGGAGATTTCCTTAGTGTCACTGGCCTTTACGGTGACCGTTGTTGAGTACTCAAAATATCCATCCAGGACGAGTTTTACCCGGTATGTTCCAGGGGGAAGTTCGTAGGTTATGGGAGTTCTACCGATGTAATCTCCGTCTACGTAAACTTTGGCGTTTGATGGTGTTGATTCAACCTTGAGTTTCCCCACTATCCTCTCTAGACTTGCGTATAGGGTCTTGTATTCCCCCGTCTCGAGTACGACCGTTGTGTTGTAGGGCCTGTATCCCTCCTTAGCAACTACAATTTCGTGGGTTCCGGAGGGGAGTTCAACGGTGAGGGGAGTCTTTCCCCGATATTCGCCGTCTATATAAACGGCTGCATCACTGGGGTCTGACGATATCCTCAGGGTGGCCGTGTCGCTAACTACGGTATAGCCATCGTCGAGGTAAAAGCGCAGCCTGACTGACACGTCTCCCGAGATCCCCATGAACACGTCGAGAGGCTCCACGTCAAATCCGTGGGAGGTGTCT encodes the following:
- a CDS encoding 26S protease regulatory subunit, producing MKSLYLSLFEECRKEYEAELARGNIEGAREYALKCAGILKALADKMPDRREFYLEKARRWEEAAEELKTPSPRGTGGSIKGGASTDEYMAQVEGLIASSTVTWKDIGGLEEVKRLLARNVAIAFAKRPDAIKPWKGILLFGPPGTGKTLLASAAAGSLKATFFNVKASDVLSKYYGESSKLITALYRLAREKAPSIVFIDEVDALSLKRESVHETTRRTLATLLSEIDGFKGRAEGFVLTLASTNTPWDLDEALLSRFPLRIYVPLPDKEAIKEIVRIHTKGLDISRLDLDAIAEESVRRLYSGREVANLCNLAIQSMLVEENPELEDLEAVSEILDGEIELRTRPLEMRDFEKAFKRIKSPLTRKEIERYEKWAEEFGG
- a CDS encoding PEGA domain-containing protein produces the protein MKKGMVVLLIVLSSLFLPPVSPETTMEEWYHVGDALIIRNTYTGEDLYRITIYDVDLINEKVIFKFQALPQGSPVMYTVHLKERLYGDTSHGFDVEPLDVFMGISGDVSVRLRFYLDDGYTVVSDTATLRISSDPSDAAVYIDGEYRGKTPLTVELPSGTHEIVVAKEGYRPYNTTVVLETGEYKTLYASLERIVGKLKVESTPSNAKVYVDGDYIGRTPITYELPPGTYRVKLVLDGYFEYSTTVTVKASDTKEISVNLKPKPGKLRIKSEPSGAEVYVNGTYIGKTPIDGYSLNPGKYWIEVKLPKYQVYEKRITVVPGQEYLIHAQLTPSWGVLKVTSTPSGAEVYINDENAGRTPLELQLDPGTYTVRVTLDGYEEYEDRIEVRAGETTGISASLTPVGYVTVTSEPSGARVYLDGTYIGNTPITEYKVQAGAYEVTVEDDGYQAYKTSIKIEAGETKEINVELTPLETVKETKEASETEGMEEATISPNYGNATEGTPSSIYIIGAAVMVLGLMVGIKLHGKPNETKLLEREFNSIRPSMLPEEAVVTYREAEAALHTLKKTKGSEREKAIKELWIKLRELKRTMQDYQDLKRNLEEDIRKMLSQGISSSGETNESSDA